The Atribacter laminatus genome contains the following window.
CAAAATTCGATTGGTGATTTCAATAACCGCATAACTTTCCCAATCGACAATGAAACTTTTTAATATTCTTCGATAATCATTTTCTGTTATCGCCTGATCCCTTTTTATTCGGGAAAAAACCGAAAACATTTCGACATAAGAAATTTTTGAAGTGAAAACCACCTCTGAACTTTTCACGGTTTCCTTCACTAAGTCAGAGTCTTTTTCATCGATATAAAACTTAATCAAAGCACTCGTGTCAAAATAGGCTATCATTTTTCTCTATCTTCGGCGACATATTGTGATGTCAATTTTATTCCTTTTAATTTAATTTTTCCTTTTAAACCTTTTGGTTTTGTTCCATCCCAATGCAAAGAATGATTTTCAACCAAGCTCCAGATAGGTTGTAATTCCTGGGTATCGAATGGAATAATACAGGCTACTGGTTTTGCTCTTTCACTAACAATTAGCCTCTCTCCTGATTTTACTTTTTCAATATACCCACTCAGATGAGTTTTGAGCTCTCGGATTCCAACTTTCTTCATCATCATTTTCTCCTCAGGAAAATCTTTATTATGTAGTTTCATTATATCAATAATGTAACCACAATGAAAGAGCATTCTAACCAATCAAGAAGTATTAAATAAAGCAGTAACATGTTTAAATATCATTTCGATAGATGGATAATGAGCTCAAATTTACATTCAAAAGGTTAAATATAGAAATTGTCTTGGAAAAATTCGAAATCTCGACGAGCACTTAATCCCAATATATCCATTTTACTTCATGGTTAATTCTTTTAAAAAAAGGCGTTTCTTCTTTTCTCATTACTTCCCACTCCTGTTGGGTGTAGATGAGAATGTCAGTCGGTATTGGTAATTGATGCTCGCGCCAATCTTGATTTCTTTTTTCAAAAGGAAGACCGGATTGGGATAGTATAATGATGAGATCTAAATCGCTTCCCACTCCCCAATCACCTCGAGCATAGGAACCAAAATATCCAATCCGAACGACATTTTTGTTCATTTTTAGAATAGCATTTGCCCATTTTTTAAGGGATGAAATAACCTGTTTTTCATCTGGCCATTTGATGACCGATGAATTCAATGATCTCACTGGCATATTGAATTGCCTCCGAGCTTTGTAAAATACCATAATGCTCAAAAGGGGCTCCCTCAGGATGGCTATTGGGATAACGAGCGGGGATATGATAATTATCAAGAACTCGAGCTTTCTCAATAAGCAGCTCTGGAATTTCTATTGAATTAGGAAGCTCGTGAAGAAGGCGAGAGACAACATGTCCCCAGGCTTCTTGTCGGTTTTTTAAATGAAGGGCTTTTACTGCTTTTTCAGCGGCTTGTTGTGCTGCAAAACACGCCCATTCATGGCGGCCTGAATTTTGAGAATCAACAGCTTGTTCTAAATCACGAAGAGCCTGCTTATACCAATCCTGGGAACGCTCTGGCATTCTTTCCCTCCAAAAAAATGAAGGATGGGTAGTTTAAAACTACCCATCCTTTTAACAAATAATTAATCTTCTTCTCTTTTCCCCAGATCACGATCCAGCATATGCAGACCATGGCCTTTATCACCAATCATCTTGAGGATAGCAATAATATCTGAAGCGTTTTTCTCTTCTTCAACCTGTTCATCAATGAACCACTGCAACATGATTTGAGCTGGATAATCTTTCTCTTTCAAAGCAATTTCATAGAGGTTATTAATCATCGAGGTCACCAGTTTTTCATGCTCAAGAGTTTTATTAAACATATCAAGTACATTTTTGAATTCAGTTTCTGGTTGTTCTATTGCTTTTAAAAGAACTCGCCCGCCTCGGTCATTAATAAAATCATAAAATTTCATCCCATGCTCTTGCTCTTCTTTGGCTTGCACCTTGAACCAATGAGCTACCCCAGGTAAATTCATTTCTTCTGATTGGGCTGCCATCGAAAGATATAAATAACCGGAAAAAAATTCGTTTTTAATTTGTTCGTTGATTGCATCTTCAAGCTTTTTACTCATCATAGTAGCATCTCTCCTTTTTTGTGTTTATTCTATCTTATAAACCCATTGTGGGTTTGATAAATCAATGCTTGGATTAAACATTTTTTTCTTTTTATTTCATAAAAACTTTAAAAAATGAGATTGCCACGTCGCTGCGCTCCTCGCAATGACGGGCCGGGTGGATGAGATTGCCACGTCGCTGCGCTCCTCGCAATGACGGAGCGGGTGGATGAGATTGCCACGTCGCTGCGCTCCTCGCAATCAGGCTGTGTCACAATCCCTTTCACACACCAAGAAGAGCTTGAAATTGGAGGATACATTCTATTTATCTTCATTTTTTTGGTTATCTATTCCCAATATTCCTGTAAAATATTAACATAAGTGGTGGTAAAAATTTTACAGAATAATTATGACACAGTCTGAATGACAGAACAGTAAAAAACTCAAATCCCCCTAACCCCCTTTTCTAAAGGGGGGAATTGATCGGTATATACATATTTTCATTTTAATCTGGTACTGCAAGGCAGCATAAGGGGTCTATTCTGTAAACCCACGGGCATTATGAATCAAGCTCCTACAAAATATTATTAAATGAAGGGTGCAATTTTTTATTGCGCCCGATCTCCATCTAATGTAGCGACAAGCCATGGCATGTCGAACTCTTGGGCTTTCACCCTCATCCTCACCTTCTCCCATCAAAGGAGAAGGTACTATGAATTCTTTTGTTCTTTTTTCCCTCGCCCCTTCGCGGGAGAGGATCAGGGTGAGGGGGATACCATTTTTCATCCTCATCTGGTGTAATAGAGACATGAATACCTAATTTTAATGATTACAACAAAGCTAAATAATTGAATTTAGACTAAAAAGACTGCATCTTATTAATTAACCATTTTTTTCAGAATTCATTCCCGATAAGACCATTTCAGCGAATTTTCTCCCGAATTCTTTTCCTTGAGCAAGAACCTCTTGAGAAGGACCACCTTGAAATACCAAAGTATCGGCCATCTGCCATTTTAACAGAGCCAGTTGTTTTTCTAATTCCCGAAGAGCTCCTCCCGCCCAACCATAACTTCCAAAATAGGCTACCTTTTTATGCTGAACTCCTTTTCTTATAGCAATATCAAGAACATGAGCCATCGAAGGAAAGAGCTCATTCTCATAAGTTGGAGCCCCAATGATAACTCCGCTTTTTGACCAGAGTGAGGCAAGTATATAACTGGTATGAATGCGAGAAACATCAAATATTTCAAGGCTGGAACCGGTCTGAGATATTCCCTGGGCAACAGAATCCATTAAAGCTTCGGTGTTCCCATACATGGTTGCATAGAGAAGGGTTATTCCCGGCTCTCCGGGTATTTTTGCATATTCCGCCCATTTTTTATAAAGATCGATAATGATCGATGGATTTTTTCTCCAAATTAAACCATGAGAAGGAGCTATAATATCTACCGGTATTCCAGATAATTTTTCAATCGCTTTTAAAACCTGAGCGCTAAATTTTGCGACAATATTGGCATAATACCGTAATGCTTGTTTCTGATAAAATTCTAAATCAGTGCATTCATCATCAAATATGGCACCCCGAAGTGCTCCATAACTGCCAAATGCGTCGCATGAGAACAGTATTCGGTTTATCTTTTCAAAGGTCATCATGGTTTCTGGCCAATGAACAAACGGCGTCATAAAAAATTGGAGTGTTAGTTCTCCCAGTTGCACCTCTTCCCCATCTTGGACAACCTGTACCTGATCAGTAATTCCATAAAAAGCTTGAATCATGTCCTTGGCTTTTGGAGAACAGAGAATTTTAGCTTGGGGTGCAATTTTTCGGAGAACTCTTAAGACTCCTGTGTGATCAGGCTCCATATGGTTGAGAATGATATAGTCAACTTGAGAAGGATTGACAATTTCTGCTATTCGTTTAAAAAATTCATCTACTTTAATTGATTTGGCTAAATCGATTATGGCTTTCTTTTGATCATTGACCAGGTATGAGTTATAAGAAACTCCTTCCTGAGTAATCGGCCATAAACCCTCAAAAAGGTCGGTGGTGTGGTCATTGACACCGATCCAATGTATCTTGTTTCGTATCTCGACAGCCGGCATAGGCTCCCATCCTCCTTCCCAATATGGAAATAAAAATTCAATCTCTATTATACCTGAATTTATTTGTTTGATGGTGATATCAAGGGAGAAGGAATTTTAGTTATTCGCTATCCTGAACCCTCGATTTTCGAGGTCGTGAGGATCTCATCCTATTATTGGTAATTTAAATATTTTAACATATGAGATTGCCACGTCACTTCGTTCCTCGCAATGACGGAGGGGGTGGATGAGATTGCCACGTCACTTCGTTCCTCGCAATCAAGATGTGTCATACAAATTACTCTGTAAATTATTTACATCCATTTATGGTAATATTGGGAATAGATAACCAATATATGAAAAAATACTATATCCTCCACTTTCACGCTATTCTTGGTGAAAGAAAGGAATTGTGACACAGCCTGAATGAGGGTTTTATATAGGGTTTTCATCCTCGTCGGTGCTCCAAAAGTGGCACGAGGGTTAATTAACCTGCTTTTTCCTCCATCATTTTAAGGAAGTTTTTGACCACCTCTGGATCAAACTGTTTCCCTGATTGGTTTTGCAATTCAATCAAAGCTTCTTGAGGTGCCAATGAGCTTTTATAGGGTCGAGGTTGAATCATCAAATCATAGGTATTTACCACAGAAGAAATCCTCGAAATCAGTGGAATATCTTCATGAGAGAGTCCACGTGGGTATCCTGATCCATTCCACCATTCACAATAGCTTAAGGCAGCATCTGCTATTTGATTGGTAAAAGGAAAATATTGAAGAACGCGGTAACTAATTTCTGGAATTTTCCTAAGGGTTAATTTCTCTGTTATAGTTAACGGTTCTTTTTTTAAAAGCAGATGACGGTGAATAGTGATTTTCCCAATATCGTGAAGAGCGGCTAATAACAGAAGATTATTTAAGGCTTGTTGATCAAGTTGAAGAATTTCACCCAATTGATGATGATAAAGAAGATTTTGCGTGTTCCCTTCTTTCTGAAAAAGCTTTTTGACTTCCCAATATTTAAATTTTAATGAAGCAAACAGTTGATCCCTGATTAACTGACTTTCGACTGTCTTTTTGTGATACATTTCGTCTTCAGCTTGTTTTAAAACTTCTTTGATTTGATCTCCAGGATGACTTTTAGTACCAATTCCAAGAGAAATGGTAATTGGTATCGTGTCGGTTTTTCTTTTTTGACAAAGTTCTGAGATCCGTTGGATAATAGCTTGGGCTGTTACTCCTGAGGTTTTTGGTAAAAGAATGATGAATTCATCCCCTCCCCAACGGGCTATGATATCTTCTTTTCGGCAAGAATCCCTGAGAATTGTTGCTACATCAACTAAAAGTTCATCACCACAGTCGTGACCGTAGATATCATTCACCAACTTCAATCCGTTGACATCACCCATAATTAAACTTATCGGTAGTTGGCGCTCAGTATCGAGTCTTTTTATTTCCTCTTCAAAAAGAACCCGATTCCATAGTCCAGTGAGGGGATCGTGTAAAATCATATCACTGGAAAAATACTTCTGACTTTTTATCGTAAAATCTTGAAAAGATTCTTCATCTTCATAAAAATAAAACTTTACTTGATTATCCATTGGTTGAATCCTATTGTCTTCATTCTCTTCTATGAATATTTCGTCTTTTTCATCCTGATTAAAAGGAGCTTTCTGGTTATTTACTTTGATTTGATCTTTTGGTTGGAAAGAATTCGAGTTAAAATTATTTTGGTTGAATGAGTTGAAAAGTTCGTTTCTGTAATTTTTTTGGTTTATGGTAGGATTTAAACCCCTTTTAAGGGCTTTTCTTTTCAATTCAATCTTTCCCCTCGTTCCGGTAAAACTTCTGTTTTAAAAACCAATGATTTTCTTTTAAATCGCTTTTTCCCCTCTTTTAAAAATGAAAAAAAATGATGATTATATAATAATATTTTATTCAGATTTTTTGCTTTATGAAGGTTTTTTTGGTGGCGCAACCGGGAATTGAACCCGGGCTTGCGGATTGAGAGCCCGCCGAACTAACCACTATTCTATTGCGCCACGTTGGCTGAGAGGGGTGGATTCGAACCACCATTCCATGATCCAGAGTCACGTGTCCTACCCTTAGACGACCTCTCAGCGATCAAGCAGAAAATATAATACCATCACTATTCAGTATTTTCAATAATTTATTGGCTTCTCCAAACTTTGATAAATTCAATTTTTACAAAATGAGGTCTATCCAGAAAATACCGTGAACCGTGAAGTGTGAACCGTGAACAGTTTAAAAATCCACCCTCATCCTCACCTTCTCCCATCAAGGGAGAAGGAATCATAGCGATGAGTCATCCTGAGCCCTCGCTTTTTGAGGGCGTGAGGATCTCATCTTTTTAATTTTTTATTTTTTTTATAAATACTTTAAAAGATGAGATTGCCACGTCGCCTAGGACGCTCCTCGCAATGACGGGCCGGGTTGATGAGATTGCCACGTCGCTGCGCTCCTCGCAATCAGGCTGTGTCATAATTATTCTGTAAAATTTTTACCACCACTTAGGTTAATATTTTACAGGAATATTGGGAATAGATAACCAAAAAACTGAAGATAAATATAATGTATCCTCTACTTTTAAGCTCTTCTTGGTGTATGAAGGGGATTGTGACACAGCCTGAATGACAGAGCAGGAGGAAATAATTCAAATCCCCCTCACCCCCTTTGCTAAAGGGGGAAACGATTCCTGGGTTAGTATTTTCATCATCAATTGGTACCACAATGTGGCATGAGGGTCTATCCTGAAAATACCAGAACGTTTTTTAAGGTAATTCTTTTAGAGCAACTCACCAGGATTTCACTCTGTCCTGGGCTTTCACCCTCATCCCCACTTTCTCCCCTCCAGGGAGAAGGAACTCTAAATCGTCATTGCGAGGAACGAAGTGACGTGGCAATCTCTCATGCTCAATCTTTATTATTTTCTCTCTTTATATAAAGGGAAATTAAGAGGGATTCAATTAGTTACTAAAAAACTCAAATCCCCCTCACCCCCTTTGCTAAAGGGGGAAACGATTCCTGGGTAAGTATTTTCATCATCAACTGGTGCCACAATGTGGCATGACGGTCTATCCTGAAAATGGTTCCTTCTCACTTACCACATTGCTTTCGTATTCTTATTTGGTTTAAGGTGCGATCAATCCTCAACAGTACTTTCTCTTTCCCTAAAATTTCCAAGAGTTCAAAAAGCCCGGGTCCTCCCTTCACTCCAGAAATTGCCATACGAAGAGGGTGAATAAATTGAGCAGCTTTTATTTTATGTTTCTCTGTTAAATTTCTAATCACATCTTCAGTGGCTTCAATATTAAATTCATCAAGTTTTCCGAACTCTTCTTGACAGAGAACCAATCGATCTTCGGCACCTTCACCCATCAATACCTTATCAAAGGCTATCCAATCATATTCAAAATCATCAGTAAAAAAATACTTGGCATCTTCGGTTATTTGACCCACATACTTCATACGCTCCCGCATAACGGCAACAATTTTTTCACAATAACGGATAAAATCTGGAGTTACTGCCTTCGGTTTAACGACTTGTTCTCGAATCAAAATTTCCGTTAACATTTGAACCAGTGTTGATTGATCGGCTTCCCGAATATAAACGCTGTTCATCCAATTTAGTTTATCCAGATCAAAAACCGCCGAATGTTTGCTCACTTGATCTAAGGAGAATCTTTCGATGATTTCCTGACGAGTAAATATTTCTTTCTCTTCTTCCCCAGAAGCCCAGCTTAATCGGGCTAAGTAATTAACCATAGCATCAGGGAGATACCCTTTATCCCGATAATAGGTAACCGAAGGGGAACCGTGCCGCTTGCTTAATCGGGTTTTATCTTTTCCAAGTATCATCGGTATATGCGCATATTGAGGTACTGGAAATCCTAATGCTTTATAAAGAAGAACTTGACGAGGGGTGTTAGAGATATGATCATCTCCTCTTATTACATGAGTAATCTTCATATATGCATCGTCAACTACGCAAGCAAAATTATAAGTCGGCATCCCATCCGATTTTAATAGAACAAAATCATCCAGTTCGACATTGTTGAAGGTTACATCACCTCGAAGCATGTCAATGAAAGATGTTTCGCCTTCGGGAATGAAAAACCGAACCACCGATCTGGCTCCCTGACTCAATCGGGTTTCAATTTCTTCTGGTGAGAGCCGAAGGCATTTGCGATCATAACGCCAATTTTTCCCTTCTGCCATTGTTTTTTCTCGACGTTCAGCTAACTCTTCAGCAGTACAAAAACACCGATAGGCTTTCCCGGTTTGTAATAACTTTAGGAGCTGTTCTTGATAAAAGGACAACCTCATGCTTTGATAATAGGGTTTAAAAGGACCATCAACTCCTGGACCTTCATCCCAATTAAAGCCAAGCCATTCTAAGCTATCAAGAATAACCTCTACTGACTCATCGGTGGAGCGGGCAACATCGGTATCTTCAATTCGAAGCACAAACACTCCGCCCATTTTTCTTGCATATGCCCAATTAAATAATGACGTTCGGGCACCCCCTAAATGAAGAAA
Protein-coding sequences here:
- a CDS encoding type II toxin-antitoxin system VapC family toxin gives rise to the protein MIAYFDTSALIKFYIDEKDSDLVKETVKSSEVVFTSKISYVEMFSVFSRIKRDQAITENDYRRILKSFIVDWESYAVIEITNRILNISSQLFEFYPLRSLDALHLGSALFTQKEVDEDIAFVCFDNRLWKAAKEENFKVIPESLND
- a CDS encoding type II toxin-antitoxin system Phd/YefM family antitoxin, with product MMMKKVGIRELKTHLSGYIEKVKSGERLIVSERAKPVACIIPFDTQELQPIWSLVENHSLHWDGTKPKGLKGKIKLKGIKLTSQYVAEDREK
- a CDS encoding nucleotidyltransferase domain-containing protein, whose protein sequence is MPVRSLNSSVIKWPDEKQVISSLKKWANAILKMNKNVVRIGYFGSYARGDWGVGSDLDLIIILSQSGLPFEKRNQDWREHQLPIPTDILIYTQQEWEVMRKEETPFFKRINHEVKWIYWD
- a CDS encoding HEPN domain-containing protein, with translation MPERSQDWYKQALRDLEQAVDSQNSGRHEWACFAAQQAAEKAVKALHLKNRQEAWGHVVSRLLHELPNSIEIPELLIEKARVLDNYHIPARYPNSHPEGAPFEHYGILQSSEAIQYASEIIEFIGHQMAR
- a CDS encoding ferritin; the protein is MMSKKLEDAINEQIKNEFFSGYLYLSMAAQSEEMNLPGVAHWFKVQAKEEQEHGMKFYDFINDRGGRVLLKAIEQPETEFKNVLDMFNKTLEHEKLVTSMINNLYEIALKEKDYPAQIMLQWFIDEQVEEEKNASDIIAILKMIGDKGHGLHMLDRDLGKREED
- a CDS encoding FprA family A-type flavoprotein, with the protein product MPAVEIRNKIHWIGVNDHTTDLFEGLWPITQEGVSYNSYLVNDQKKAIIDLAKSIKVDEFFKRIAEIVNPSQVDYIILNHMEPDHTGVLRVLRKIAPQAKILCSPKAKDMIQAFYGITDQVQVVQDGEEVQLGELTLQFFMTPFVHWPETMMTFEKINRILFSCDAFGSYGALRGAIFDDECTDLEFYQKQALRYYANIVAKFSAQVLKAIEKLSGIPVDIIAPSHGLIWRKNPSIIIDLYKKWAEYAKIPGEPGITLLYATMYGNTEALMDSVAQGISQTGSSLEIFDVSRIHTSYILASLWSKSGVIIGAPTYENELFPSMAHVLDIAIRKGVQHKKVAYFGSYGWAGGALRELEKQLALLKWQMADTLVFQGGPSQEVLAQGKEFGRKFAEMVLSGMNSEKNG
- a CDS encoding bifunctional diguanylate cyclase/phosphohydrolase, whose product is MKRKALKRGLNPTINQKNYRNELFNSFNQNNFNSNSFQPKDQIKVNNQKAPFNQDEKDEIFIEENEDNRIQPMDNQVKFYFYEDEESFQDFTIKSQKYFSSDMILHDPLTGLWNRVLFEEEIKRLDTERQLPISLIMGDVNGLKLVNDIYGHDCGDELLVDVATILRDSCRKEDIIARWGGDEFIILLPKTSGVTAQAIIQRISELCQKRKTDTIPITISLGIGTKSHPGDQIKEVLKQAEDEMYHKKTVESQLIRDQLFASLKFKYWEVKKLFQKEGNTQNLLYHHQLGEILQLDQQALNNLLLLAALHDIGKITIHRHLLLKKEPLTITEKLTLRKIPEISYRVLQYFPFTNQIADAALSYCEWWNGSGYPRGLSHEDIPLISRISSVVNTYDLMIQPRPYKSSLAPQEALIELQNQSGKQFDPEVVKNFLKMMEEKAG
- the gltX gene encoding glutamate--tRNA ligase codes for the protein MEKTVRVRFAPSPTGFLHLGGARTSLFNWAYARKMGGVFVLRIEDTDVARSTDESVEVILDSLEWLGFNWDEGPGVDGPFKPYYQSMRLSFYQEQLLKLLQTGKAYRCFCTAEELAERREKTMAEGKNWRYDRKCLRLSPEEIETRLSQGARSVVRFFIPEGETSFIDMLRGDVTFNNVELDDFVLLKSDGMPTYNFACVVDDAYMKITHVIRGDDHISNTPRQVLLYKALGFPVPQYAHIPMILGKDKTRLSKRHGSPSVTYYRDKGYLPDAMVNYLARLSWASGEEEKEIFTRQEIIERFSLDQVSKHSAVFDLDKLNWMNSVYIREADQSTLVQMLTEILIREQVVKPKAVTPDFIRYCEKIVAVMRERMKYVGQITEDAKYFFTDDFEYDWIAFDKVLMGEGAEDRLVLCQEEFGKLDEFNIEATEDVIRNLTEKHKIKAAQFIHPLRMAISGVKGGPGLFELLEILGKEKVLLRIDRTLNQIRIRKQCGK